The Helicobacter fennelliae nucleotide sequence AATCTACAAAGACAAAAAGCTAGATTCTACTTATACATTAAGCGAGAAAACCTCACGCGCACTTTTGCAGCTTTATACACATACCAAAAAAGAATACAAGATCCAAAATATTTATTATGCAAATGGTCCGGGAAATCTAAGCACACTCAAGCTTTTGCATACTTTTTTGCATACTTGGGCTTTGATAGAGGATATAGGGCTTTTTGCAGCAGATAGTTTTACACTTATGCCAAATGCACCAATTTATGCGTTTGGCAATAAATATTTTGTCAAAAATGATGAAAAAATCGAGTTTGTCGCACTTGATATGACGCCCCAATGCGCGTTTTTGTTTCCACAAATACTCAATCCTGCACTTTTTGACAAAAAGCCCGAGCCTTTTTATGTGCTACCCGCGATTTGATTTTGTGCGATTTGATTTTGGCTTTGTGAATTTTGTTATAATACAAATTAAAAAGGCTTAAAATGACTATAAGCGTTCCTGCGACGACAGCAAATTTAGGACCGGGTTTTGATTGTTTGGGGTTGAGTTTAGAATTTCGCAATGAATTTAAATTGCTTCCTGCGCAAAATACAAGCGTGCAGATTTATGGAGAAGGAGAGGGTGTTGAGCGGTTTTTGATTGATAATATGTTTGTAAAAATTTTTCGAAAAACACTCAAAGAACTTAGTATTCCAAAGCAGCATTTTAGCTTTATTTTTACAAATCAGATTCCAGTCTCTCGCGGAATGGGATCAAGCTCGGCTGTCATTATTGGCGCGATTAGCGCGGCTTACATGCTTGCAGGAATACCACTTGATAAAAACAAGATTTTAGAAAATGCACTTGTGTATGAGCATCACCCTGATAATATCACGCCTGCGATTTTTGGTGGCTTTAATATCGCGGTTTTGGATACATATCAAAACCAAAAAAAAGTCTATCATTCTACTCACAAAATGCCTTCATTTTTGCGCGCGGTTATGGTTATACCCGGGCGATCTATTTCTACCAAATACTCTCGTCAAACCCTTCCAAAAAAATACACAACAACAGAAGCTGTATTTAATCTCTCTCGCGCTAGCCTTCTTTCAGCAGCATTTATCAAGGGCGAATGGGAGCTTTTGCGTGTGGCGAGCAAGGATAGATTCCATCAAGAGCGACGAATGAGGAATTTTCCTATTTTGTTTTCTGTGCAAAAATGCGCGCTTGAAAATGGTGCATTGATGAGCACGCTTTCAGGAAGTGGGTCGAGTTTTTTTAATTTGTGCTATGAAGATGATGTCAATCGCCTCAAAGACGCGCTCCAAAAGCGGTTTTATAATTTTCGCATTGTGGATATGAAGCTTGATAACGAGGGATTGCAGATTCTGCCAAATCAGGAGTGAGAATCTAATTTTAAAGTATTCTTGGAAGTGTAATGTTTGTCTGTCCTTGATATTTGCCATTTTTGTCTTTATAGCTTATTTCGCAGGGCTCATCTCCTTGCAAAAACAGCACTTGCGCGATTCCTTCATTAGCATAAATTTTTGCTGGAATTGGCGTTGTGTTTGAGATTTCAATCGTGATATGCCCTTCAAATTCTGGCTCAAATGGGGTTACATTGACAATGATTCCACATCGCGCATAAGTGCTTTTGCCTACGCAAATTGCAAGCACATCACGAGGCATTTTGAAATACTCAACCGTGCGAGCAAGCGCAAAAGAATTTGGCGGAATAATGCAGAATCCATTTTGAGCGATTTTGGTTACTACATTTTTTTGATCGAAATCTTTAGGATCGACAACCACAGAATCTACATTGCTAAAAATCATAAACTCATCACTCACCCGAATATCATAACCATAGCTTGACAGACCAAAAGAGATCACATCTTTGTCGATTTGTTTTTCGCAAAATGGCTCGATCATTTTGTGCTTAAGGCTCATGTGTTTGATCCATTTGTCTGATTTGAGTCCCATAGTTATTCCTTTTTGATTTTTTAAGCTATCTTTACTTTTAAAATATGCTATTATACTCAATTCAAATTTGTTTTAAAGGATTTTTGATGAATTTGGTTGAAATTAAAAAACTCATTGAAATTTTTAACAACAATAGTGAGATTGCGAAATTAAGCCTTAAGCAAGATAATTTTGAGCTTAAGCTTGATAAAAATGCAACAATTACTCCTATTCAGACACTTTCTTCTGCGCCTATGCAGCCTGCACCACAAGCTATGCCTCTGCAAGCAACTACACAAACTGCCCCTTTACCATCGCCTTCTTTGGAATCTAAAGTAGATTCTGAGAGTAGTGAGTATATCACTTCACCAATGGTTGGGACTTTTTATCATAAGCCAAGCCCTGATGCTTCGCCGTATGTAGCCATTGGCGATACGATCAAAAAAGGTCAGACAATAGGGATCATTGAAGCGATGAAGATTATGAATGAAATTGAGGCCGAGTTTGATTGTAAGGTGATAGCCATAGAGACTGCAGATGGGCAGCCTGTCGAATATGGAAGCAAGCTTATTAGGGTGGAAAAAATATAGATGAAAAAACAAGTGACACAAACTAAAATCAATCGTATTTTGATCGCTAATCGTGGTGAAATAGCATTAAGAGCCATTCGGACGATCCAAGAAATGGGTAAGCAAGCGATTGCTATATATTCAAGCGCAGATAAAGATACACATTATCTTGATGTGGCTGATGCAAAAGTATGTATCGGCGGGGCAAAAAGTAGTGAAAGCTATCTAAATATTCCTGCGATTATGAGCGCGGCGACTTTGTTTGATGCTGATGCGGTTTTTCCGGGTTATGGATTTTTGAGTGAAAATCAGCATTTTGTCGAGATTTGCGATCATCATGGGATTGAATTTATAGGACCAAATAGCAATGTCATGGTGGTGATGAGCGATAAATCAAAAGCAAAAGATATGATGAAAAGTGCTGGAGTGCCTGTGATTATGGGAAGTGATGGCGCATTAAAAAACTACAAAGAAGCCGAGGAAGTAGCAAAGCAAATTGGGTATCCCATTATCCTCAAAGCAGCAGCTGGCGGTGGCGGAAGAGGA carries:
- the thrB gene encoding homoserine kinase, with the translated sequence MTISVPATTANLGPGFDCLGLSLEFRNEFKLLPAQNTSVQIYGEGEGVERFLIDNMFVKIFRKTLKELSIPKQHFSFIFTNQIPVSRGMGSSSAVIIGAISAAYMLAGIPLDKNKILENALVYEHHPDNITPAIFGGFNIAVLDTYQNQKKVYHSTHKMPSFLRAVMVIPGRSISTKYSRQTLPKKYTTTEAVFNLSRASLLSAAFIKGEWELLRVASKDRFHQERRMRNFPILFSVQKCALENGALMSTLSGSGSSFFNLCYEDDVNRLKDALQKRFYNFRIVDMKLDNEGLQILPNQE
- the accB gene encoding acetyl-CoA carboxylase biotin carboxyl carrier protein, with the translated sequence MNLVEIKKLIEIFNNNSEIAKLSLKQDNFELKLDKNATITPIQTLSSAPMQPAPQAMPLQATTQTAPLPSPSLESKVDSESSEYITSPMVGTFYHKPSPDASPYVAIGDTIKKGQTIGIIEAMKIMNEIEAEFDCKVIAIETADGQPVEYGSKLIRVEKI
- the dcd gene encoding dCTP deaminase; this translates as MGLKSDKWIKHMSLKHKMIEPFCEKQIDKDVISFGLSSYGYDIRVSDEFMIFSNVDSVVVDPKDFDQKNVVTKIAQNGFCIIPPNSFALARTVEYFKMPRDVLAICVGKSTYARCGIIVNVTPFEPEFEGHITIEISNTTPIPAKIYANEGIAQVLFLQGDEPCEISYKDKNGKYQGQTNITLPRIL